A genome region from Gallus gallus isolate bGalGal1 chromosome 9, bGalGal1.mat.broiler.GRCg7b, whole genome shotgun sequence includes the following:
- the IL1RAP gene encoding interleukin-1 receptor accessory protein isoform X2: protein MVFCKSEPSAWSALSFPVWKGQNQACGSTLSPRYRQDLGSNPKFAVPAWLWRGLKFWLSASDSCLSNVRGEGNFLERCDDWGVDTMKQIQIYDGEPAKIKCPLFETFLKYNYSTAHSAGLTLIWYRIGQDRDLEEPINFRLPDNRISKEKDTLWFWPALLNDTGNYTCMLRNTTYCSKVAFPLEVVPKDQGSCVSHSIKPVEQMFYLEYANEKITCPDIDGFYPASVTPTVKWYQSCRLVDGFNERHPQGSKLVIGVVRSAYEGNYTCIVTFKDHGRTYNLTRTVKMKVVGSPNKALPPQFTSPNEKVVYELEAGDDLVLPCEVFFTFLKDSRTEVWWTIDGKNTDDIVDAKVTQSEIPRRFEDKTIIRTLTVAKATPEDLKRNYTCYARNAKGEGHSQAIVHMKVAAPKYTVELACGLGATILLVVVLIVIYHVYWLEMVLFYRAHFGTDETILDGKEYDVYVSYARNAEEEEFVLLTLRGVLENEFGYKLCIFDRDSLPGGNTTEAVFDFIQRSRRMIVVLSPDYLTEKSISLLEFKLGIMCQNTIATKLIVVEYRPLQCTHPSILQLKESVSFVTWKGEKSKRSGSHFWKALRLALPLRSLSAGSGWNESCSSQSDISPDPIQRRKSRLKGRPEPQGALTPPASTPKAKHRASRFLACRCCGTYCHGGSRLKRKRRAVAEPRWETHLCKAEGQGVPVRSRPEPPPAQGPALALCHYSDLSNNNDFYVL, encoded by the exons ATGGTGTTTTGCAAATCTGAGCCCTCTGCTTGGTCAGCGTTGTCATTCCCAGTCTGGAAGGGACAAAACCAGGCATGTGGCAGCACCTTGTCACCGAGATACAGGCAGGACCTGGGTTCGAACCCAAAATTTGCTGTTCCTGCGTGGCTCTGGAGGGGGCTGAAGTTCTGGCTCTCAGCTTCTGACTCATGCCTCAGCAACgtgaggggagaggggaacTTCTTGG AACGCTGTGATGACTGGGGTGTGGACACCATGAAACAGATCCAGATTTACGATGGGGAACCCGCCAAGATCAAATGCCCACTTTTTGAGACCTTCTTGAAGTACAACTACAGCACAGCCCATTCTGCTGGCTTAACCCTGATCTGGTACAGGATTGGGCAGGACCGAGATCTGGAGGAGCCCATTAACTTTCGTCTCCCGGATAACCGCATCAGTAAGGAGAAGGACACCCTTTGGTTCTGGCCTGCTCTCCTCAATGACACAGGGAATTACACGTGCATGCTCAG AAACACAACCTACTGCAGCAAAGTTGCCTTTCCCCTGGAGGTTGTTCCAAAAGACCAAGGCTCTTGTGTGAGCCATTCAATAAAACCCGTTGAGCAGATGTTCTACCTGGAGTACGCTAATGAGAAGATCACATGTCCAGACATTGATGGGTTTTACCCTGCTAGTGTAACACCAACTGTCAAGTGGTACCAG TCCTGCAGGTTAGTGGATGGCTTCAATGAACGACACCCTCAAGGGTCCAAGCTTGTCATTGGTGTTGTCCGCAGTGCATATGAAGGGAATTACACCTGCATTGTGACATTCAAGGACCATGGAAGAACATATAATCTCACCAGAACCGTAAAGATGAAGGTGGTAG GATCTCCGAACAAGGCCTTGCCACCGCAGTTCACCTCCCCAAATGAGAAAGTTGTCTACGAACTGGAAGCAG GAGATGATCTTGTTTTGCCCTGTGAGGTCTTTTTCACCTTTCTGAAGGACTCTCGGACTGAGGTGTGGTGGACCATAGATGGAAAAAACACAGATGATATCGTGGATGCCAAAGTCACACAAAG TGAAATTCCTAGACGTTTTGAAGACAAAACTATCATAAGGACTCTAACAGTTGCAAAAGCCACACCAGAGGACTTGAAACGCAATTACACTTGTTATGCCAGAAATGCCAAAGGGGAAGGCCATAGCCAGGCCATAGTGCACATGAAAG TTGCAGCACCAAAGTATACTGTGGAGCTGGCCTGTGGACTAGGAGCAACCATCCTGCTTGTCGTGGTGCTGATTGTCATCTATCATGTTTATTGGCTTGAAATGGTCCTCTTCTATCGAGCTCATTTTGGAACAGATGAAACCATTCTAG ATGGGAAGGAGTATGATGTGTACGTGTCCTACGCACGCAACGCGGAGGAGGAAGAGTTTGTGCTGCTGACGCTACGGGGAGTCCTGGAGAATGAGTTTGGGTACAAGCTGTGTATCTTCGACAGAGACAGCCTCCCTGGGGGAA ATACCACCGAAGCGGTGTTTGACTTCATCCAGAGGAGCCGCAGGATGATCGTGGTGCTGAGCCCTGATTACCTGACGGAGAAGAGCATCagcctgctggagttcaagCTGGGCATCATGTGCCAGAACACCATCGCCACCAAGCTCATTGTTGTGGAGTACAGGCCGCTGCAGTGCACCCACCCCAGCATCCTCCAGCTGAAGGAGTCCGTCTCCTTCGTCACCTGGAAGGGGGAGAAGTCCAAGCGCTCGGGCTCGCACTTCTGGAAGGCCCTGCGGCTCGCGCTGCCACTGCGCAGCCTGAGTGCCGGCTCCGGCTGGAATGagagctgctcctcccagtctgacATCAGCCCTGATCCCATCCAGAGGAGAAAGAGTCGGTTGAAAGGTCGGCCTGAGCCGCAGGGAGCCCTCACGCCCCCGGCCTCCACACCGAAGGCCAAGCACCGGGCTTCGCGCTTCTTGGCCTGCCGGTGCTGTGGGACCTACTGCCATGGCGGCAGCAGACTGAAGCGCAAGCGGCGGGCGGTGGCTGAGCCCAGGTGGGAGACCCACCTCTGCAAGGCCGAGGGGCAGGGGGTGCCAGTCAGGAGCCGCCCCGAGCCCCCGCCTGCACAGGGCCCAGCCCTTGCCCTCTGCCATTACAGCGATCTATCGAACAACAATGACTTCTATGTCCTCTAG
- the IL1RAP gene encoding interleukin-1 receptor accessory protein isoform X4 — MKMVGAVLLVTLWLCAVPLGSGSERCDDWGVDTMKQIQIYDGEPAKIKCPLFETFLKYNYSTAHSAGLTLIWYRIGQDRDLEEPINFRLPDNRISKEKDTLWFWPALLNDTGNYTCMLRNTTYCSKVAFPLEVVPKDQGSCVSHSIKPVEQMFYLEYANEKITCPDIDGFYPASVTPTVKWYQSCRLVDGFNERHPQGSKLVIGVVRSAYEGNYTCIVTFKDHGRTYNLTRTVKMKVVGSPNKALPPQFTSPNEKVVYELEAGDDLVLPCEVFFTFLKDSRTEVWWTIDGKNTDDIVDAKVTQSEIPRRFEDKTIIRTLTVAKATPEDLKRNYTCYARNAKGEGHSQAIVHMKVAAPKYTVELACGLGATILLVVVLIVIYHVYWLEMVLFYRAHFGTDETILDGKEYDVYVSYARNAEEEEFVLLTLRGVLENEFGYKLCIFDRDSLPGGNTTEAVFDFIQRSRRMIVVLSPDYLTEKSISLLEFKLGIMCQNTIATKLIVVEYRPLQCTHPSILQLKESVSFVTWKGEKSKRSGSHFWKALRLALPLRSLSAGSGWNESCSSQSDISPDPIQRRKSRLKGRPEPQGALTPPASTPKAKHRASRFLACRCCGTYCHGGSRLKRKRRAVAEPRWETHLCKAEGQGVPVRSRPEPPPAQGPALALCHYSDLSNNNDFYVL, encoded by the exons ATGAAGATGGTTGGTGCCGTGCTGCTGGTGACGCTGTGGCTGTGCGCGGTGCCTCTGGGCAGCGGCTCCG AACGCTGTGATGACTGGGGTGTGGACACCATGAAACAGATCCAGATTTACGATGGGGAACCCGCCAAGATCAAATGCCCACTTTTTGAGACCTTCTTGAAGTACAACTACAGCACAGCCCATTCTGCTGGCTTAACCCTGATCTGGTACAGGATTGGGCAGGACCGAGATCTGGAGGAGCCCATTAACTTTCGTCTCCCGGATAACCGCATCAGTAAGGAGAAGGACACCCTTTGGTTCTGGCCTGCTCTCCTCAATGACACAGGGAATTACACGTGCATGCTCAG AAACACAACCTACTGCAGCAAAGTTGCCTTTCCCCTGGAGGTTGTTCCAAAAGACCAAGGCTCTTGTGTGAGCCATTCAATAAAACCCGTTGAGCAGATGTTCTACCTGGAGTACGCTAATGAGAAGATCACATGTCCAGACATTGATGGGTTTTACCCTGCTAGTGTAACACCAACTGTCAAGTGGTACCAG TCCTGCAGGTTAGTGGATGGCTTCAATGAACGACACCCTCAAGGGTCCAAGCTTGTCATTGGTGTTGTCCGCAGTGCATATGAAGGGAATTACACCTGCATTGTGACATTCAAGGACCATGGAAGAACATATAATCTCACCAGAACCGTAAAGATGAAGGTGGTAG GATCTCCGAACAAGGCCTTGCCACCGCAGTTCACCTCCCCAAATGAGAAAGTTGTCTACGAACTGGAAGCAG GAGATGATCTTGTTTTGCCCTGTGAGGTCTTTTTCACCTTTCTGAAGGACTCTCGGACTGAGGTGTGGTGGACCATAGATGGAAAAAACACAGATGATATCGTGGATGCCAAAGTCACACAAAG TGAAATTCCTAGACGTTTTGAAGACAAAACTATCATAAGGACTCTAACAGTTGCAAAAGCCACACCAGAGGACTTGAAACGCAATTACACTTGTTATGCCAGAAATGCCAAAGGGGAAGGCCATAGCCAGGCCATAGTGCACATGAAAG TTGCAGCACCAAAGTATACTGTGGAGCTGGCCTGTGGACTAGGAGCAACCATCCTGCTTGTCGTGGTGCTGATTGTCATCTATCATGTTTATTGGCTTGAAATGGTCCTCTTCTATCGAGCTCATTTTGGAACAGATGAAACCATTCTAG ATGGGAAGGAGTATGATGTGTACGTGTCCTACGCACGCAACGCGGAGGAGGAAGAGTTTGTGCTGCTGACGCTACGGGGAGTCCTGGAGAATGAGTTTGGGTACAAGCTGTGTATCTTCGACAGAGACAGCCTCCCTGGGGGAA ATACCACCGAAGCGGTGTTTGACTTCATCCAGAGGAGCCGCAGGATGATCGTGGTGCTGAGCCCTGATTACCTGACGGAGAAGAGCATCagcctgctggagttcaagCTGGGCATCATGTGCCAGAACACCATCGCCACCAAGCTCATTGTTGTGGAGTACAGGCCGCTGCAGTGCACCCACCCCAGCATCCTCCAGCTGAAGGAGTCCGTCTCCTTCGTCACCTGGAAGGGGGAGAAGTCCAAGCGCTCGGGCTCGCACTTCTGGAAGGCCCTGCGGCTCGCGCTGCCACTGCGCAGCCTGAGTGCCGGCTCCGGCTGGAATGagagctgctcctcccagtctgacATCAGCCCTGATCCCATCCAGAGGAGAAAGAGTCGGTTGAAAGGTCGGCCTGAGCCGCAGGGAGCCCTCACGCCCCCGGCCTCCACACCGAAGGCCAAGCACCGGGCTTCGCGCTTCTTGGCCTGCCGGTGCTGTGGGACCTACTGCCATGGCGGCAGCAGACTGAAGCGCAAGCGGCGGGCGGTGGCTGAGCCCAGGTGGGAGACCCACCTCTGCAAGGCCGAGGGGCAGGGGGTGCCAGTCAGGAGCCGCCCCGAGCCCCCGCCTGCACAGGGCCCAGCCCTTGCCCTCTGCCATTACAGCGATCTATCGAACAACAATGACTTCTATGTCCTCTAG
- the IL1RAP gene encoding interleukin-1 receptor accessory protein isoform X1: MSEQLQEPNAKFQSTWQVGLAAYIYLKLQGTVLCSRSWEAGVFCLPMGAALQAQMLVQVTAEARVESGTHCLYTGSIGWGVMCSLILGAPCRLGPCGWLLPGQQRADPAGWMKMVGAVLLVTLWLCAVPLGSGSERCDDWGVDTMKQIQIYDGEPAKIKCPLFETFLKYNYSTAHSAGLTLIWYRIGQDRDLEEPINFRLPDNRISKEKDTLWFWPALLNDTGNYTCMLRNTTYCSKVAFPLEVVPKDQGSCVSHSIKPVEQMFYLEYANEKITCPDIDGFYPASVTPTVKWYQSCRLVDGFNERHPQGSKLVIGVVRSAYEGNYTCIVTFKDHGRTYNLTRTVKMKVVGSPNKALPPQFTSPNEKVVYELEAGDDLVLPCEVFFTFLKDSRTEVWWTIDGKNTDDIVDAKVTQSEIPRRFEDKTIIRTLTVAKATPEDLKRNYTCYARNAKGEGHSQAIVHMKVAAPKYTVELACGLGATILLVVVLIVIYHVYWLEMVLFYRAHFGTDETILDGKEYDVYVSYARNAEEEEFVLLTLRGVLENEFGYKLCIFDRDSLPGGNTTEAVFDFIQRSRRMIVVLSPDYLTEKSISLLEFKLGIMCQNTIATKLIVVEYRPLQCTHPSILQLKESVSFVTWKGEKSKRSGSHFWKALRLALPLRSLSAGSGWNESCSSQSDISPDPIQRRKSRLKGRPEPQGALTPPASTPKAKHRASRFLACRCCGTYCHGGSRLKRKRRAVAEPRWETHLCKAEGQGVPVRSRPEPPPAQGPALALCHYSDLSNNNDFYVL, encoded by the exons ATGAGTGAGCAGCTCCAAGAGCCGAATGCCAAATTCCAGAGCACGTGGCAAGTGGGATTGGCAGCTTACATTTATCTCAAATTACAGGGAACTGTactctgcagcaggagctgggaagcTGGTGTTTTCTGCCTGCCTATGGGTGCTGCACTACAGGCACAAATGTTGGTTCAGGTCACTGCCGAAGCACGTGTTGAATCTGGGACTCATTGCTTGTACACAGGAAGCATTGGATGGGGCGTGATGTGCAGCCTCATCCTGGGGGCTCCCTGCAGGCTGGGGCCATGCGGCTggctgctccctgggcagcaaCGTGCGGACCCTGCAGGCTG GATGAAGATGGTTGGTGCCGTGCTGCTGGTGACGCTGTGGCTGTGCGCGGTGCCTCTGGGCAGCGGCTCCG AACGCTGTGATGACTGGGGTGTGGACACCATGAAACAGATCCAGATTTACGATGGGGAACCCGCCAAGATCAAATGCCCACTTTTTGAGACCTTCTTGAAGTACAACTACAGCACAGCCCATTCTGCTGGCTTAACCCTGATCTGGTACAGGATTGGGCAGGACCGAGATCTGGAGGAGCCCATTAACTTTCGTCTCCCGGATAACCGCATCAGTAAGGAGAAGGACACCCTTTGGTTCTGGCCTGCTCTCCTCAATGACACAGGGAATTACACGTGCATGCTCAG AAACACAACCTACTGCAGCAAAGTTGCCTTTCCCCTGGAGGTTGTTCCAAAAGACCAAGGCTCTTGTGTGAGCCATTCAATAAAACCCGTTGAGCAGATGTTCTACCTGGAGTACGCTAATGAGAAGATCACATGTCCAGACATTGATGGGTTTTACCCTGCTAGTGTAACACCAACTGTCAAGTGGTACCAG TCCTGCAGGTTAGTGGATGGCTTCAATGAACGACACCCTCAAGGGTCCAAGCTTGTCATTGGTGTTGTCCGCAGTGCATATGAAGGGAATTACACCTGCATTGTGACATTCAAGGACCATGGAAGAACATATAATCTCACCAGAACCGTAAAGATGAAGGTGGTAG GATCTCCGAACAAGGCCTTGCCACCGCAGTTCACCTCCCCAAATGAGAAAGTTGTCTACGAACTGGAAGCAG GAGATGATCTTGTTTTGCCCTGTGAGGTCTTTTTCACCTTTCTGAAGGACTCTCGGACTGAGGTGTGGTGGACCATAGATGGAAAAAACACAGATGATATCGTGGATGCCAAAGTCACACAAAG TGAAATTCCTAGACGTTTTGAAGACAAAACTATCATAAGGACTCTAACAGTTGCAAAAGCCACACCAGAGGACTTGAAACGCAATTACACTTGTTATGCCAGAAATGCCAAAGGGGAAGGCCATAGCCAGGCCATAGTGCACATGAAAG TTGCAGCACCAAAGTATACTGTGGAGCTGGCCTGTGGACTAGGAGCAACCATCCTGCTTGTCGTGGTGCTGATTGTCATCTATCATGTTTATTGGCTTGAAATGGTCCTCTTCTATCGAGCTCATTTTGGAACAGATGAAACCATTCTAG ATGGGAAGGAGTATGATGTGTACGTGTCCTACGCACGCAACGCGGAGGAGGAAGAGTTTGTGCTGCTGACGCTACGGGGAGTCCTGGAGAATGAGTTTGGGTACAAGCTGTGTATCTTCGACAGAGACAGCCTCCCTGGGGGAA ATACCACCGAAGCGGTGTTTGACTTCATCCAGAGGAGCCGCAGGATGATCGTGGTGCTGAGCCCTGATTACCTGACGGAGAAGAGCATCagcctgctggagttcaagCTGGGCATCATGTGCCAGAACACCATCGCCACCAAGCTCATTGTTGTGGAGTACAGGCCGCTGCAGTGCACCCACCCCAGCATCCTCCAGCTGAAGGAGTCCGTCTCCTTCGTCACCTGGAAGGGGGAGAAGTCCAAGCGCTCGGGCTCGCACTTCTGGAAGGCCCTGCGGCTCGCGCTGCCACTGCGCAGCCTGAGTGCCGGCTCCGGCTGGAATGagagctgctcctcccagtctgacATCAGCCCTGATCCCATCCAGAGGAGAAAGAGTCGGTTGAAAGGTCGGCCTGAGCCGCAGGGAGCCCTCACGCCCCCGGCCTCCACACCGAAGGCCAAGCACCGGGCTTCGCGCTTCTTGGCCTGCCGGTGCTGTGGGACCTACTGCCATGGCGGCAGCAGACTGAAGCGCAAGCGGCGGGCGGTGGCTGAGCCCAGGTGGGAGACCCACCTCTGCAAGGCCGAGGGGCAGGGGGTGCCAGTCAGGAGCCGCCCCGAGCCCCCGCCTGCACAGGGCCCAGCCCTTGCCCTCTGCCATTACAGCGATCTATCGAACAACAATGACTTCTATGTCCTCTAG
- the IL1RAP gene encoding interleukin-1 receptor accessory protein isoform X6 has translation MKMVGAVLLVTLWLCAVPLGSGSERCDDWGVDTMKQIQIYDGEPAKIKCPLFETFLKYNYSTAHSAGLTLIWYRIGQDRDLEEPINFRLPDNRISKEKDTLWFWPALLNDTGNYTCMLRNTTYCSKVAFPLEVVPKDQGSCVSHSIKPVEQMFYLEYANEKITCPDIDGFYPASVTPTVKWYQSCRLVDGFNERHPQGSKLVIGVVRSAYEGNYTCIVTFKDHGRTYNLTRTVKMKVVGSPNKALPPQFTSPNEKVVYELEAGDDLVLPCEVFFTFLKDSRTEVWWTIDGKNTDDIVDAKVTQSEIPRRFEDKTIIRTLTVAKATPEDLKRNYTCYARNAKGEGHSQAIVHMKVAAPKYTVELACGLGATILLVVVLIVIYHVYWLEMVLFYRAHFGTDETILDGKEYDVYVSYARNAEEEEFVLLTLRGVLENEFGYKLCIFDRDSLPGGIVTDETLSFIQKSQRLLVVLSPNYVMQGTQALLELKAGLENMASKGNIKVILVQYKVIKKSKVKELKQAKAALTIIKWKGEKSKFPKGRFWKELQLELPVKKIIRSSSPDGQEPSYVSLRNV, from the exons ATGAAGATGGTTGGTGCCGTGCTGCTGGTGACGCTGTGGCTGTGCGCGGTGCCTCTGGGCAGCGGCTCCG AACGCTGTGATGACTGGGGTGTGGACACCATGAAACAGATCCAGATTTACGATGGGGAACCCGCCAAGATCAAATGCCCACTTTTTGAGACCTTCTTGAAGTACAACTACAGCACAGCCCATTCTGCTGGCTTAACCCTGATCTGGTACAGGATTGGGCAGGACCGAGATCTGGAGGAGCCCATTAACTTTCGTCTCCCGGATAACCGCATCAGTAAGGAGAAGGACACCCTTTGGTTCTGGCCTGCTCTCCTCAATGACACAGGGAATTACACGTGCATGCTCAG AAACACAACCTACTGCAGCAAAGTTGCCTTTCCCCTGGAGGTTGTTCCAAAAGACCAAGGCTCTTGTGTGAGCCATTCAATAAAACCCGTTGAGCAGATGTTCTACCTGGAGTACGCTAATGAGAAGATCACATGTCCAGACATTGATGGGTTTTACCCTGCTAGTGTAACACCAACTGTCAAGTGGTACCAG TCCTGCAGGTTAGTGGATGGCTTCAATGAACGACACCCTCAAGGGTCCAAGCTTGTCATTGGTGTTGTCCGCAGTGCATATGAAGGGAATTACACCTGCATTGTGACATTCAAGGACCATGGAAGAACATATAATCTCACCAGAACCGTAAAGATGAAGGTGGTAG GATCTCCGAACAAGGCCTTGCCACCGCAGTTCACCTCCCCAAATGAGAAAGTTGTCTACGAACTGGAAGCAG GAGATGATCTTGTTTTGCCCTGTGAGGTCTTTTTCACCTTTCTGAAGGACTCTCGGACTGAGGTGTGGTGGACCATAGATGGAAAAAACACAGATGATATCGTGGATGCCAAAGTCACACAAAG TGAAATTCCTAGACGTTTTGAAGACAAAACTATCATAAGGACTCTAACAGTTGCAAAAGCCACACCAGAGGACTTGAAACGCAATTACACTTGTTATGCCAGAAATGCCAAAGGGGAAGGCCATAGCCAGGCCATAGTGCACATGAAAG TTGCAGCACCAAAGTATACTGTGGAGCTGGCCTGTGGACTAGGAGCAACCATCCTGCTTGTCGTGGTGCTGATTGTCATCTATCATGTTTATTGGCTTGAAATGGTCCTCTTCTATCGAGCTCATTTTGGAACAGATGAAACCATTCTAG ATGGGAAGGAGTATGATGTGTACGTGTCCTACGCACGCAACGCGGAGGAGGAAGAGTTTGTGCTGCTGACGCTACGGGGAGTCCTGGAGAATGAGTTTGGGTACAAGCTGTGTATCTTCGACAGAGACAGCCTCCCTGGGGGAA TTGTCACAGACGAAACCCTGAGCTTCATCCAGAAAAGCCAACGTCTGCTTGTTGTCCTGAGCCCCAACTACGTCATGCAGGGGACACAGGCCCTGCTGGAGCTCAAGGCTGGTCTAGAGAATATGGCCTCCAAGGGCAACATCAAAGTCATTCTAGTGCAGTACAAAGTCATCAAGAAGAGCAAAGTGAAGGAGCTGAAGCAGGCCAAGGCAGCCTTGACTATCATTAAATggaaaggagagaaatcaaAGTTCCCAAAGGGCAGGTTCTGGAAAGAGCTACAGCTGGAACTgccagtaaaaaaaattatcaggaGTTCGAGCCCTGATGGGCAAGAGCCCTCATACGTCTCCCTAAGAAATGTTTGA
- the IL1RAP gene encoding interleukin-1 receptor accessory protein isoform X3, translating into MSEQLQEPNAKFQSTWQVGLAAYIYLKLQGTVLCSRSWEAGVFCLPMGAALQAQMLVQVTAEARVESGTHCLYTGSIGWGVMCSLILGAPCRLGPCGWLLPGQQRADPAGWMKMVGAVLLVTLWLCAVPLGSGSERCDDWGVDTMKQIQIYDGEPAKIKCPLFETFLKYNYSTAHSAGLTLIWYRIGQDRDLEEPINFRLPDNRISKEKDTLWFWPALLNDTGNYTCMLRNTTYCSKVAFPLEVVPKDQGSCVSHSIKPVEQMFYLEYANEKITCPDIDGFYPASVTPTVKWYQSCRLVDGFNERHPQGSKLVIGVVRSAYEGNYTCIVTFKDHGRTYNLTRTVKMKVVGSPNKALPPQFTSPNEKVVYELEAGDDLVLPCEVFFTFLKDSRTEVWWTIDGKNTDDIVDAKVTQSEIPRRFEDKTIIRTLTVAKATPEDLKRNYTCYARNAKGEGHSQAIVHMKVAAPKYTVELACGLGATILLVVVLIVIYHVYWLEMVLFYRAHFGTDETILDGKEYDVYVSYARNAEEEEFVLLTLRGVLENEFGYKLCIFDRDSLPGGIVTDETLSFIQKSQRLLVVLSPNYVMQGTQALLELKAGLENMASKGNIKVILVQYKVIKKSKVKELKQAKAALTIIKWKGEKSKFPKGRFWKELQLELPVKKIIRSSSPDGQEPSYVSLRNV; encoded by the exons ATGAGTGAGCAGCTCCAAGAGCCGAATGCCAAATTCCAGAGCACGTGGCAAGTGGGATTGGCAGCTTACATTTATCTCAAATTACAGGGAACTGTactctgcagcaggagctgggaagcTGGTGTTTTCTGCCTGCCTATGGGTGCTGCACTACAGGCACAAATGTTGGTTCAGGTCACTGCCGAAGCACGTGTTGAATCTGGGACTCATTGCTTGTACACAGGAAGCATTGGATGGGGCGTGATGTGCAGCCTCATCCTGGGGGCTCCCTGCAGGCTGGGGCCATGCGGCTggctgctccctgggcagcaaCGTGCGGACCCTGCAGGCTG GATGAAGATGGTTGGTGCCGTGCTGCTGGTGACGCTGTGGCTGTGCGCGGTGCCTCTGGGCAGCGGCTCCG AACGCTGTGATGACTGGGGTGTGGACACCATGAAACAGATCCAGATTTACGATGGGGAACCCGCCAAGATCAAATGCCCACTTTTTGAGACCTTCTTGAAGTACAACTACAGCACAGCCCATTCTGCTGGCTTAACCCTGATCTGGTACAGGATTGGGCAGGACCGAGATCTGGAGGAGCCCATTAACTTTCGTCTCCCGGATAACCGCATCAGTAAGGAGAAGGACACCCTTTGGTTCTGGCCTGCTCTCCTCAATGACACAGGGAATTACACGTGCATGCTCAG AAACACAACCTACTGCAGCAAAGTTGCCTTTCCCCTGGAGGTTGTTCCAAAAGACCAAGGCTCTTGTGTGAGCCATTCAATAAAACCCGTTGAGCAGATGTTCTACCTGGAGTACGCTAATGAGAAGATCACATGTCCAGACATTGATGGGTTTTACCCTGCTAGTGTAACACCAACTGTCAAGTGGTACCAG TCCTGCAGGTTAGTGGATGGCTTCAATGAACGACACCCTCAAGGGTCCAAGCTTGTCATTGGTGTTGTCCGCAGTGCATATGAAGGGAATTACACCTGCATTGTGACATTCAAGGACCATGGAAGAACATATAATCTCACCAGAACCGTAAAGATGAAGGTGGTAG GATCTCCGAACAAGGCCTTGCCACCGCAGTTCACCTCCCCAAATGAGAAAGTTGTCTACGAACTGGAAGCAG GAGATGATCTTGTTTTGCCCTGTGAGGTCTTTTTCACCTTTCTGAAGGACTCTCGGACTGAGGTGTGGTGGACCATAGATGGAAAAAACACAGATGATATCGTGGATGCCAAAGTCACACAAAG TGAAATTCCTAGACGTTTTGAAGACAAAACTATCATAAGGACTCTAACAGTTGCAAAAGCCACACCAGAGGACTTGAAACGCAATTACACTTGTTATGCCAGAAATGCCAAAGGGGAAGGCCATAGCCAGGCCATAGTGCACATGAAAG TTGCAGCACCAAAGTATACTGTGGAGCTGGCCTGTGGACTAGGAGCAACCATCCTGCTTGTCGTGGTGCTGATTGTCATCTATCATGTTTATTGGCTTGAAATGGTCCTCTTCTATCGAGCTCATTTTGGAACAGATGAAACCATTCTAG ATGGGAAGGAGTATGATGTGTACGTGTCCTACGCACGCAACGCGGAGGAGGAAGAGTTTGTGCTGCTGACGCTACGGGGAGTCCTGGAGAATGAGTTTGGGTACAAGCTGTGTATCTTCGACAGAGACAGCCTCCCTGGGGGAA TTGTCACAGACGAAACCCTGAGCTTCATCCAGAAAAGCCAACGTCTGCTTGTTGTCCTGAGCCCCAACTACGTCATGCAGGGGACACAGGCCCTGCTGGAGCTCAAGGCTGGTCTAGAGAATATGGCCTCCAAGGGCAACATCAAAGTCATTCTAGTGCAGTACAAAGTCATCAAGAAGAGCAAAGTGAAGGAGCTGAAGCAGGCCAAGGCAGCCTTGACTATCATTAAATggaaaggagagaaatcaaAGTTCCCAAAGGGCAGGTTCTGGAAAGAGCTACAGCTGGAACTgccagtaaaaaaaattatcaggaGTTCGAGCCCTGATGGGCAAGAGCCCTCATACGTCTCCCTAAGAAATGTTTGA